A region of the Mytilus galloprovincialis chromosome 1, xbMytGall1.hap1.1, whole genome shotgun sequence genome:
AAAGTTGATCAAAGTTGTGGTGAAAATCTTCCCTAGGAAGAGGTCAATATAAAGGAGGTACATTTTTTGGCTTATGAGGCCTTGTAAATTCACCCTTAATGTACAcataaaaagtataacaaaaagttCAACTTAGTCCAAACCTGTCAAGTATGTAATTGTAAATCATTTAAGCTTGTCACTAATTTAGTTTTCTTTATCTTTAACTTCAATAATGATAGTTGGGTACAATTAGGGGATCAGCAAATAATTGTCTTCACCAAAACACTTTCATCCAAAAGGATGTATGTATTTGCcttattagaatagaaataattttatctatctacatgtatatttatatttctgcACTCAGTCACAACTTTGACTATTACGTGCCGTAATTCATAGGGGCTTGAATTCATACAGATTTTACACGTGTTTGCcctcatgaattatttcttaaaatttgctgactgattgaattttaaaattgacaaatatatcCAGATATTTTATTATCATAGCAGAAGTAGAAAAGGACACATGTAGTTTGCAAACAGCATAATAACAAtatgatattattttttgtcaagttATGATATTTTTTCTGGTTTTCAGTTAGAAGACAATGTAAGAAAATCAATGGAAGAAAGTTTAAAGAAACATTATGGAGTGGTAGTAGATAAGAAGAGAAAAAATGATGATATAACAAAATCCTGGGACTCCATCCAACAAAGTGTATGTAGACAACCAGGGCTCACGCCACCAGGcaacttgggcgaagaagtcgccttcccaaccgtcacttcgctttccccgacccccaaaagcgaaaacaagtcgccctgtccatgacgatactcgctttcagtcgcttccgtcatcggacattttcaatttttaccaagttgatgaaacatcagttttttattgataattaaagaaattaagacataaacgattcattttctttagaaaagaggttgaagcattgtcttcgcagtgtgtagcaggttatttgataaaaatacaactttttatcacttcgtgcatttttGCAAGTTCCGgcgcttgttactcgaaaacgtacatcaacctaaatttcagcggcaaaataagtttattacttcatttaaacgtgataaaagttgcctccagtaaatttttaatccatttattgcattaaaaacgtcatgttcctttccaaataacttgtcaaacatcgtttatttttgtaaattttcttgcattcgtccgccattgaccgatttctaaactacggatctgaaccggagcagctatgaccgaaatccgtacttttacaataattactacggacgcacggatggaacagctgacaggagaatattgatcccaaaggattggtgtatataattccctatattttttatacgaccgcaaattttgaaaaaattttcgtcgtatattgctatcacgttggcgtcggcgtcggcgtcgtcgtcgtcgtccggcgtccgaatacttttagttttcgcactctaactttagtaaaagtgaatggaaatctatgaaattttaacacaaggtttatgaccacaaaaggaaggttggtattgattttgggagttttggtcccaacattttaggaattaggggccaaaaagggcccaaataagcattttcttggttttcgcactataactttagtttaagttaatagaaatctatgaaattttgacacaaggtttatgaccacaaaagaacggttgggattgattttgggagttttggtctcaacagtttaggaattaggggccaaaaaggggcccaaataagcattattcttggttttcgcacaataacattagtttaagtaaatagaaatcaatgaaatttaaacacaatgttaatgactacaaaaggaaggttggtattgattttgggagtttaggtcccaacagtttaggaattaggggccaaaaagggacccaaataagcatttttcttggttttcgcaccataacgttagtataagtaaatagaaatctatgaaatttaaacacaaggtttatgaccataaaagaaaggttgggtttgattttgggagttttggtcccaacataataaggggcccaaagggtccaaaattaaacttttgtttgatttcatcaaaattgaataattggggttctttgatatgctgaatctaactgtcatgactgtgtatgtagattcttaacttttggtcccgttttcaaattggtctacattaaggtccaaagggtccaaaattaaacttagtttgattttgacaaaaaatgaatcagttaggttctttgatatgctgaatctaaaaatgtacttagattcttgaatattggcccagttttcaagttggtccaaatcggggtccaaaattaaactttgtttgatttcatcaaaaattgaataaatggggttctttgatataccaaatctaactgtgtatgtagattcttcatttttggtcctgttttcaaattggtctacactaaagtccaaagggtccaaattaaacttagtctgattttaacaaaaattgaaatcttgaagttctttgatatgctgaatccaaaaatgtacttagattttttattatgggcccagttttcaagttggtccaaatcaggatctaaaattattatattaagtattgtgcaatagcaagtcttttcaattgcacagtattgcgcaatggcaagaaatatctaattgcacaatattgtgaaatatcaaattttttttaaattagagttatctttctttgtccagaatagtaagcaagaaatatctaattgcaaaatattgtgcaatagcaagatttttttttcattggagttatctttctttgtccagaatcaacttaaatctttgttatatacaatatacaatgtatattcactttttactaccaactgataaattaaaataatctttaccattcagtgataacaagcagtttttttacatcttaatattttatgatgtatttaaatgagtagttattgttgcaaactccattagaaattttaattgagattagttttggaatgagggaaagggggatgtgattaaaaaaattgggttcaatttttctcatttgaaatttcataaataaaaaagaaaatttcttcaaacatttttttgagaggattaatattcaacagcatagtgaattgctctaagagaaacaaaaattttaagttcattagaacacattcattctgtgtcagaaacctatgctgtgtcaactatttaatcacaatccaaatttagagctgaatccagcttgaatgttgtgtccatacttgccctaaccgttcagggttcaaccattgcggtcgtataaagctacgccctgcagagcatctggttatggattgtttcaaactacactattgattaaagttgcttaactctgagactatcatactaatatcaatatattatggcccagcttaataacttttatatttttttattagaaacactgaatttcatacacaagataattttaaattaaattgtaattgatatacagttaactctcgttgtctcgaactcggttgactcgaaatttcggatgagtcgaagttttcgtgtggtcccgaactttattccatacaaaggtatgtaattcgactcctgatgagtcgaaattggatgagtcgaaatttcggttgagtcgaactaaatttacggtcccaaggttaacaaaagcattcaaaattcattttttatctcgaactaatacacgtatgtcaaaacatgacctccgggatttaaatggattgaatagttaatctgacaatgcacgtgtaattaaatttccggtcactgaccactgtattgatttatgacatgctatttccatgagtgtttacctaagattatcttttatagaattttgataaataattagtgaAACATTGTTAGGGTGTGTTTGGATACACGCCTGAGGCGtcctatggttacccataggtacctatggtttgatattttgtgtataaaatatcaaaccataggccgcctcaggcgtatatccaaacacccCCTTAATGTTCATGAAacagtatttaaaatgtttacaaaacaattaatttgttatttacactaatgagcttgggtgtgtataaagtgaggattatggcttccatTGATGATCACCTataaactactcaaacggcgtctttaatctttttatattttcttttgaaaagaaaaagtgagataaaacaaaatgaatagaaatctaaattttcttaaatctcttgtatccgagaagaaacaattttgtcagcgaAAACCAAACTGAATAAAGAAACTAtgcgattggaaattactctcttggaaaagctataggatttgttttaaattgaaacaattgaataagtaaaaattatgtcattataataataaaagactgtgacatacaaatacatcgatctgatactagaatatcgatctcCTTGCCATATATTCACCCAGAtgtattttagctttaccaagctaagcaagagttgtgtctcttagattgtcgaacttccggtgttcgtttgagtcgaactacgtgtatctcgaaatatttctctggtccggctgtcttcgacataacgagagtcgactgtataataatttctttacattttaaaatttttttttttttttttagtgctagatatttagttggtagtttttCACAAGAActttagtaaaacttaaacaacttttaatttcaaatgtaactttaattgtattttttttacttagatatgaattgaacaatataaaaagaacattatttacatattgccctttatactattgtaaaatccaaacattgcaGCGCACTGCGCGAATGaacacttctctttcaaatctcaccacttctccctatcagtttcaaaaagagaagtcacttctccctataattctgaagtagtgtgagccctggaCAACTGTAGTATAgaatatttagtttgttttaGTCACCCTCAACAGTTTTCTTGGaagtttttaaattacatttgacaatacaaattattttatgaagttGCTATCTTGGGACATCAAGACAGTTTAATATATGAAAAGTTATTTCAGTtcaaaaaggtaaaatattaataACATGAGCTTATGTATAAGAACTTAGACTTGAGAATTGTTAAGTTactaaaattttaatattgtatgtacattttgtacacatGACATAAGTATCTAAAGAAGTTAAATATGTAACAAGACaagttgaaaaacaaatattgaatgcACGTTAGATaatttgttgatgtttttatttttagtttgaaTGTTGTGGAGCTTATGGCAGTGAGAACTCCTCACATTCCTGGGCTCTTTACCAGCAGGAAACTTTCTGGTATATTGATGATTACTCCAGTAAGTTTAcataaagtttatttttcaaactgTCACAAATCACACAATTGCAATTTTATGAATTTGACCTAACAAGGAGAATGTGCATAACTACATCATTTAAAACAATAGCCTTGGACCTCAagaatttaaattacaaaaaaaagttttgaaaggGATGCAATAAAAGAAGTGTTaaatttgtctttatttataattCCTCAAAAAGTTAGACATTTTCATAACTGTTGGTTATAGGTAGCATTATTGAGCTGCTTCATTCTAATGCTTGTTTCAATAAAGAGatgtatttttcttgaaaaattctTATGTTAAATATGATCTaatgttttcaaatttgatttagATGGAAGTTTGGTACCAGAAAGCTGCTGTCTTAGAAAATCTCCTAAAGATCAACACCAGCTTGACTTGTGTACAGGGAAAATCCAGTCTGATCCCAACTGGCCACCAACGAAACTACCACCTGTGCTAGAGACACCTCTTAATTACACTCTCTATACTACTGTAAGTTGGGAAATGAGGCAAACTTAGTTACAATGGACtcatttattttaattccttcTGATGTTTTGTTTATTCAGGAAAAAAAGACATGTTGTaaatttcaactaaaaaaataCTGGGCAGCTTTaagtctttatatattttttggtagaCAACAACATAAACATGTGTGACATTAAATTTTTAATGtgaacatgatttatttatatagattcctaaaaaaaacaacaaaaaacaaccaaatataaaaaagaagatgtggtatgattgccaatgagaaaactgtccagaagagaccaaaatgacacagatattaacaactataggtcaccgtacggccattaacaatgagcaaagcctatactgcatagtcagctataaaaggccccgatatgacaatgtaaacctttcaaacaagaaaactgacagccttatttatagaaaaaaatgaatgaaaaacaaatatgtaacacttaaacaaacaaaaaacactgaattacaggctcctgacttgggacaggcacaaacataaatAATGGGGCGGGGTTATGTGAATGCAGATTGGttagattaatatttttaataaaatacttaGAGTTTGGCAGTGCAGTGCAATGCATTTGTATTTGAAATCTGTTGTAGAAATTAACCAGGATCTTGAAACTGAAACAATGCTTCTGGTCAAAGATTACTCAATTACACCTCCAACATCGTACAAATTCTGATAACCTTTATATTTTAGGGTTGTTATGACAAACTGCACGATTATCTTATAATGAATGGCATTATGATTGGGACAGCAGCTATAGTTGTGGGTGTTTTTATGGTGAGTTATCATAGACTAATGATTTAATATGCTTTTTCTAATCAACGAATCTTGCATGTGCAATAATAAATTAGTAGATATCTTTTAGGACTATAATACTGTACCAGAGACACAAAGAGCTATTACCAGAAGCTAATATATTATCATTAATTGTTTAAGTGATTCCTATTAAAGCAAAATGCATTGAGTCTGTAGGTAAAAATTATATCTTTgactagcttgcttgctagctgaaacatgaagtcattattaggctAGGTATACTACACTCTTCTCGGGGTATtgtagtcctacagacagatacaTTGATTATCTGCCAGACTAGTCTACTCTTGATTGAGGGTAGTATACTTAACCttataatgacttcatggttcagctagcaagcaagctaggTACctattatcaggttgtctgcatgttgatatcgtaaaatatcagctgtaagacataaaatgaaaaattttgtaAAGTGAATGCAGCGAAAGAGATCAAAAAACCTTCATATTGTGTGAAGCagttgatattttacaatatcaaactGCAGCCTattctgataatcgatttatcagGCTTTTTCAAGTGTTTCCTGTGTTTCACCAGTAACTGgtagatgacttgataagttcagGTCAAACTTATCatcgtcggttcaaacattatgacgtcgctgatatgtctgGGTCAAAGTTATCAAGGCTGGGTCAATGTATTTGAAGCcatgatattgaaaaatattaagagctgagcagagtgatatagacagt
Encoded here:
- the LOC143044431 gene encoding tetraspanin-11-like isoform X2 encodes the protein MGMFSRSHKELGIMEDEDEGACFCCKEFLRFIVMFLQAVVLIGAISCLAIGIYTHEVEYGSRQLSSLIGVSMYRADSVMMIGGGAAIIAITMLGFIGAYRQHKCMVGMYLCIFVFLALMVFAAGILGYIFIAQLEDNVRKSMEESLKKHYGVVVDKKRKNDDITKSWDSIQQSFECCGAYGSENSSHSWALYQQETFWYIDDYSNGSLVPESCCLRKSPKDQHQLDLCTGKIQSDPNWPPTKLPPVLETPLNYTLYTTGCYDKLHDYLIMNGIMIGTAAIVVGVFMIVLLTFGIIFYRNMNSS